Proteins encoded by one window of Pecten maximus chromosome 15, xPecMax1.1, whole genome shotgun sequence:
- the LOC117343822 gene encoding LOW QUALITY PROTEIN: uncharacterized protein LOC117343822 (The sequence of the model RefSeq protein was modified relative to this genomic sequence to represent the inferred CDS: deleted 1 base in 1 codon), with product MHYLKQKTFSVVLGVCNFLQVLSVLPFITDNSSERFSLDDGQWSSSGNLRESDWAEAAYNYVHALDCNNVFFTTGKECRELVTIPKASMVIHIAPKTIVGRYKAVLPDEVLNRKESFDGVLVVDPYPNANFGHLVVVFVIKEENRNTCRTKDGIYIESSGDCLTLALKRRCKNAIKRHGRRRHHARRCEINFLPVVHFTLAGTQELYMEQRYNFLKCWKNKDGFGRCPELRPLNESSELICNPIKENTKRCSTTHEMVHTTCRIFEICDQAVLVSGGWNRQTTGVSHKHNLERFYWMLRQYSFKKRNINIFFANGATGINLPGESPHQVHPAAMKYALRYHIQTLCRSPHCVNSLVLYLNSPAKTDGTMLLWDINSDGLAEDNEKYPLNELKEDLSHCSASYVHVIVDQSYAGQIGDAFRNSHRHRNVIVFASGRDNEYSYDGEYTRQWVKANHTQQCTWQVHRHSKNSIKHSSPEVNEGSRGAVRTTLFGAPCNVIPPFTQRELRHEYLGCQSLPTALWITKLLSQSEYKSKDGSPWRRK from the exons ATGCATTACCTCAAACAAAAAACGTTTTCTGTCGTGTTAGGTGTCTGTAACTTTCTCCAGGTGTTAAGTGTTCTTCCGTTCATTACGGACAACAGTTCGGAGCGGTTTAGTCTGGATGATGGACAATGGTCAAGTTCAGGAAACTTACGAGAGTCGGACTGGGCAGAGGCAGCTTATAACTATGTACATGCGCTGGACTGTAATAATGTGTTTTTCACGACAGGGAAAGAGTGTCGAGAATTGGTGACGATTCCTAAAGCCTCCATGGTAATACATATAGCACCCAAAACTATCGTCGGGCGTTACAAAGCTGTATTACCAGACGAGGTTTTAAACAGAAAAGAAAGCTTTGATGGTGTTTTGGTGGTAGATCCCTACCCCAACGCTAACTTTGGACATTTAGTGGTTGTTTTCGTGATAAAGGAAGAAAATAGGAACACTTGTCGGACGAAGGATgggatatatatag aatcATCCGGGGACTGTTTAACGTTGGCATTAAAACGTCGTTGTAAGAACGCCATAAAACGCCATGGCCGACGCAGGCACCACGCCCGACGGTGCGAGATTAATTTTCTTCCTGTGGTACACTTC ACACTGGCAGGAACACAGGAATTATATATGGAACAAAGATACAATTTTCTCAAATGTTGGAAAAATAAAGATGGATTTGGACGATGTCCGGAATTAAGGCCATTGAATGAATCATCAGAACTCATCTGCAATCCGATCAAAGAGAACACCAAACGGTGCTCCACAACTCACGAAATGGTTCATACGACGTGCAGGATTTTCGAAATATGTGACCAGGCGGTTCTTGTATCCGGGGGTTGGAATAGACAAACCACAGGCGTCAGTCACAAGCATAACCTCGAACGATTCTATTGGATGTTACGGCAATATTCCTTCAAAAAACGTAACATCAATATATTCTTCGCTAACGGAGCTACCGGCATCAACC TGCCCGGTGAAAGTCCCCACCAAGTCCACCCCGCGGCCATGAAGTACGCCCTGAGATACCATATCCAGACACTGTGTCGTTCTCCACACTGTGTGAATTCCCTGGTTCTGTACCTCAATAGCCCGGCCAAGACTGACGGAACCATGCTTCTATGGGACATCAATAGTGATGGACTG GCCGAGGATAATGAGAAGTATCCGTTGAATGAACTAAAGGAAGACCTATCACACTGCTCGGCAAGCTATGTCCACGTGATCGTTGACCAAAGTTACGCCGGACAGATTGGCGACGCCTTCCGGAACTCCCATCGCCATCGAAACGTGATTGTGTTCGCAAGTGGCCGTGACAACGAGTACAGTTATGATGGTGAATACACGCGACAGTGGGTCAAGGCCAATCACACACAACAATGCACGTGGCAGGTTCACAGG CACAGCAAAAACTCTATCAAACACTCGTCGCCGGAGGTGAACGAGGGGTCACGTGGGGCAGTAAGAACGACACTATTTGGTGCCCCGTGCAACGTCATTCCACCATTCACACAACGTGAACTACGTCACGAATATCTGGGTTGCCAGTCCTTACCAACAGCTCTCTGGATAACCAAGCTCCTTTCACAGTCCGAATACAAATCAAAGGACGGATCGCCATGGCGACGGAAATGA